The Mucilaginibacter mallensis genome has a segment encoding these proteins:
- a CDS encoding VOC family protein, translating to MKAINITLVYNGQTEAAFNFYKSVFGGEFSNLQRMKDIPGAPPMSAEESEKILHMSFPIGGAILMGMDMPAGRGTVNQGNNFMVTLDTSSKEEATKIFDGLSVGGTVMMPMADQFWGSFFGMFTDKFGIQWMVSYVNS from the coding sequence ATGAAAGCAATCAACATTACATTGGTGTATAATGGGCAAACAGAGGCTGCATTTAACTTTTATAAATCAGTATTCGGCGGTGAGTTCAGCAATTTACAGCGGATGAAAGATATACCAGGCGCTCCCCCTATGTCGGCCGAAGAAAGCGAAAAAATATTGCATATGTCGTTCCCAATAGGCGGCGCGATATTAATGGGGATGGATATGCCTGCAGGTCGTGGAACGGTTAACCAGGGAAATAACTTTATGGTAACGCTTGATACCAGCAGCAAAGAAGAAGCTACAAAAATATTTGACGGACTATCAGTTGGTGGTACAGTAATGATGCCAATGGCCGACCAATTCTGGGGTTCGTTTTTTGGGATGTTTACCGATAAGTTCGGCATACAGTGGATGGTGAGCTATGTGAATAGCTAG
- a CDS encoding cupin domain-containing protein has protein sequence METTRRKFLSTASVSSLGLVAAASTVGSLIPEKAKAGTKETTKSTANKVQAELEDFVYDIENGSTGYESPGGTAKEATVEEFPISQSIAGVSMHLNPGSFRELHWHSIAAEWAYILEGQVRTTVITPDGTTSTDDFEKGDIWYFPKGHGHMLQCLGDKPCHFLLGFDNGHFSEFGTFSITDWISHTSSEILARNTGLPERVFTALPKKELYIGTGKIAVEPRPQNINAGIPYSNSSHKFRMEADGVYQQFKGGSVKLVSSLEFPIQTTITSMRMNIEPGAIRELHWHPNADEWQYVMSGNGNLSIFGSHGRVKTMPYSKGMVAFIKQGYGHYIENTGTETLKLIVLFNSPVYQELSLNDWLNSNPPQLIADHFGITLSEAASLANHQTGIFK, from the coding sequence ATGGAAACTACAAGACGCAAGTTTTTATCTACAGCATCAGTGTCATCACTGGGCCTGGTTGCAGCCGCTTCAACCGTTGGATCATTAATTCCTGAAAAAGCAAAAGCAGGCACAAAAGAAACCACTAAATCAACCGCTAACAAAGTACAGGCAGAACTGGAAGACTTTGTTTACGACATAGAAAATGGCAGTACAGGCTATGAGAGCCCGGGTGGCACAGCTAAAGAAGCTACTGTAGAAGAGTTCCCTATCTCGCAAAGCATTGCGGGTGTTTCCATGCACTTAAATCCGGGTAGTTTCCGGGAGCTACACTGGCATTCTATAGCGGCTGAGTGGGCCTATATATTGGAGGGACAGGTCCGCACAACCGTTATTACGCCTGACGGCACAACCTCAACAGATGATTTTGAAAAGGGCGATATATGGTATTTCCCGAAAGGGCACGGCCATATGCTGCAATGCCTGGGTGATAAACCTTGTCATTTTTTATTAGGTTTTGATAACGGGCATTTCTCTGAATTCGGCACATTCAGTATAACAGATTGGATCAGCCATACATCATCTGAAATATTGGCGCGCAATACCGGCTTGCCTGAGCGTGTATTTACAGCGCTGCCTAAAAAAGAACTCTACATAGGCACAGGAAAAATTGCAGTTGAACCAAGACCGCAGAATATAAATGCAGGCATCCCGTACAGCAATTCATCACATAAATTCCGGATGGAAGCTGATGGCGTGTACCAGCAATTTAAAGGCGGATCGGTAAAACTGGTTTCATCGCTTGAATTTCCCATCCAGACTACCATAACCTCCATGCGCATGAACATTGAGCCGGGAGCTATCCGCGAATTGCACTGGCACCCCAATGCTGATGAATGGCAATACGTAATGAGCGGCAACGGCAATCTGAGCATTTTCGGCTCGCATGGCCGTGTAAAAACTATGCCTTACAGCAAAGGGATGGTAGCCTTTATCAAACAAGGTTATGGCCACTATATTGAAAACACCGGGACAGAAACATTAAAACTAATTGTACTTTTTAACAGCCCTGTTTACCAGGAGCTATCATTGAACGACTGGCTAAACTCAAACCCGCCACAATTAATTGCCGATCATTTTGGCATCACGCTGAGCGAGGCCGCCTCATTGGCCAATCATCAAACAGGCATCTTTAAATAG
- a CDS encoding FadR/GntR family transcriptional regulator: protein MKLYDRIVTQIKEDITSGKYKAGEKIPAEPELMQLYGVGRSTIREAIKTLAISGILKVQQGSGTFVNNSFQGVSMEQRLRRADFDEINAVRAFLEKEIVKLATVNHTDEQLAEIEQALESRKLAIQSEKPQECADADIAFHMAIANASGNTVLSDLYYSFTLIMRNFFSARDQQGISHFAMNHHLHEQLFKAIKSKKTNQSQQVLQKILDNNY from the coding sequence ATGAAACTTTACGATAGGATAGTAACCCAGATAAAGGAAGATATTACCAGTGGTAAATATAAAGCAGGCGAAAAAATACCCGCCGAGCCTGAACTGATGCAATTGTATGGCGTAGGCAGGTCAACCATCCGTGAGGCCATAAAAACGCTGGCTATATCCGGGATTTTGAAGGTACAGCAGGGTTCCGGAACATTTGTAAATAATAGTTTTCAAGGGGTGAGCATGGAGCAGCGGCTTCGCCGGGCTGATTTTGATGAGATAAACGCAGTAAGGGCATTCCTTGAAAAAGAGATTGTAAAGCTGGCCACCGTAAACCATACCGATGAGCAGTTAGCCGAGATAGAACAAGCATTAGAAAGCCGTAAGTTGGCTATCCAATCAGAAAAACCACAGGAATGTGCTGATGCCGATATTGCCTTCCACATGGCTATAGCCAATGCTTCGGGCAATACCGTATTATCTGATCTGTATTACAGCTTTACCTTAATTATGCGCAATTTTTTTTCAGCAAGAGATCAGCAGGGCATAAGTCATTTTGCAATGAACCATCATTTGCATGAGCAATTGTTTAAGGCGATAAAAAGCAAAAAGACTAACCAATCGCAGCAGGTGCTGCAAAAGATTCTGGATAATAACTATTAA
- a CDS encoding SPFH domain-containing protein: MANLIFSLWWVVPIIVVLVVYKFVLRVFFGMIIVPDDRIGLVVKKYTLSGSKRLPDGRIIAIDGEAGMQGRALAPGLYWGMWPWQYGITMAPFTIIEQGKLGLVKAKDGAPMDTGRVLGKPVDCDKFQDAMAFLNNNGQKGPQAAFLTPGSYRINNFLFEIEMVPITQIHENKVGIVTTLDGEPLEKGEIAGGSVAGHKNYQDPIAFINAGGHKGLQEDVILAGTYYLNPWFVIVEQVDMIYIPIGYVGVVNSFVGPEGKDTSGDGFKHGNIVKRNEKGVWDQPLDPGKHPVNIYTHAVEIVPTTNIVLNWADSRTEAHELDKNLCTITVRSSDGFTFNLDVSQIIHIPRNEAPKVIARFGNMKNLVSQVLEPTIANYFRNSAQKSDVIEFLANRIQRQDDAKQHISKVLDNYNVVGVDTLIGDIVPPAALMKTLTDRKIAEQEKVTYETQRNAQIERKEFESAKAGADMQPEVVKSTRQVEINTQMAASKVAASKGEAEAKTINAKADAEVRITIAKADAEAKIVNAKADANATEVNGIAEAAKIKAIGLSEAEVTKQKTQAMGTEQYAIVRVAEALASHGIKLVPDILVSGKDGGGNGMIDALIGSEMFKKLQTANEAAAEKPVSNNDDKTV; encoded by the coding sequence ATGGCTAATTTAATTTTTTCACTATGGTGGGTTGTGCCTATCATAGTTGTTCTTGTGGTGTACAAGTTCGTTTTGCGCGTGTTTTTTGGTATGATCATCGTACCAGACGACCGTATTGGTTTAGTGGTTAAAAAGTATACCCTATCAGGCAGCAAGCGTTTGCCCGATGGCCGTATCATCGCTATTGATGGCGAAGCGGGTATGCAGGGCCGGGCACTTGCACCGGGTTTATACTGGGGCATGTGGCCGTGGCAATACGGCATTACCATGGCGCCGTTCACTATTATTGAACAGGGTAAGCTGGGGCTGGTAAAGGCTAAAGATGGTGCACCAATGGATACCGGACGTGTATTAGGTAAACCTGTGGACTGCGACAAGTTTCAGGATGCAATGGCTTTCCTGAACAATAATGGCCAAAAAGGCCCGCAGGCAGCATTCCTGACTCCGGGTAGCTATCGTATCAATAACTTTTTGTTTGAGATTGAGATGGTGCCTATAACACAGATACACGAAAACAAAGTGGGTATAGTTACCACGCTTGATGGTGAGCCTTTGGAAAAAGGCGAGATTGCAGGCGGCTCCGTAGCTGGCCATAAAAACTACCAGGATCCGATTGCATTCATTAATGCCGGAGGCCATAAGGGTTTGCAGGAGGATGTGATACTGGCAGGTACTTATTACCTTAACCCATGGTTTGTAATTGTGGAGCAGGTAGATATGATCTATATCCCTATCGGTTATGTGGGTGTGGTTAACTCCTTTGTTGGCCCTGAGGGTAAGGACACCAGCGGCGATGGCTTTAAACATGGCAACATTGTTAAGCGTAATGAAAAGGGTGTATGGGACCAACCCCTCGACCCAGGTAAGCACCCGGTGAATATTTACACCCATGCGGTTGAAATAGTACCCACAACCAACATTGTACTTAACTGGGCTGATAGTCGCACAGAGGCGCATGAGTTGGATAAGAATTTATGTACCATTACCGTGCGTTCATCTGATGGCTTTACATTTAATCTGGACGTATCGCAGATCATCCACATACCGCGCAACGAGGCACCAAAGGTTATTGCCCGTTTCGGTAATATGAAAAACCTGGTATCGCAGGTACTGGAGCCGACTATTGCCAACTATTTCCGTAACTCGGCGCAAAAGAGTGATGTGATAGAATTTTTGGCAAACCGTATACAAAGACAGGATGATGCCAAACAACACATCAGCAAGGTATTGGATAACTATAACGTAGTTGGCGTGGATACCCTGATAGGTGACATTGTACCGCCTGCAGCCTTAATGAAAACCTTAACCGACCGCAAAATAGCCGAGCAGGAAAAGGTTACTTATGAAACACAGCGCAACGCGCAAATTGAGCGTAAAGAATTTGAAAGCGCCAAAGCCGGTGCCGATATGCAGCCGGAGGTTGTAAAATCAACCCGTCAGGTAGAGATCAATACGCAGATGGCTGCTTCAAAGGTTGCCGCATCTAAGGGTGAGGCTGAGGCCAAAACTATTAATGCCAAGGCTGATGCCGAAGTAAGGATAACCATAGCCAAAGCTGATGCCGAAGCCAAGATTGTTAACGCTAAAGCCGATGCCAACGCTACTGAGGTAAATGGTATTGCCGAAGCCGCCAAGATCAAGGCGATAGGTTTATCAGAGGCCGAAGTAACCAAGCAAAAAACACAGGCCATGGGTACCGAGCAGTATGCCATAGTACGTGTTGCCGAGGCGTTGGCCAGTCACGGCATTAAATTAGTGCCTGATATTTTAGTGAGCGGTAAAGACGGCGGTGGTAACGGCATGATAGATGCCCTAATTGGCAGCGAAATGTTTAAGAAGCTGCAAACTGCAAATGAAGCAGCTGCGGAAAAGCCGGTTAGTAATAATGATGATAAAACAGTTTAA
- a CDS encoding carbon-nitrogen hydrolase family protein, translating into MKVAIASPPFPKSIDDGLYWIEKLVKDAAEQQAEIVCFPESYIPGYRLEVGEHSPEKLKAALHEVCTIAKEYAIAVILPMDWDHPEGILNVAYVISNKGKIMGYQTKNQLDPSEDNMFIPGNKRTLFEVNDVKFGIVICHEGFRYPEATRWAARRDAKIVFHPHCTGNDTIGRQITEWGHKDNPYYEKAMIMRAMENTIYFASSNYTMQYPESGSAIIAPDGKCLANQAYGKAGVIVADIDLDKATGLLAKRFKPEFYI; encoded by the coding sequence ATGAAAGTTGCCATCGCCTCTCCCCCGTTCCCAAAATCTATAGATGATGGATTGTACTGGATTGAAAAGCTGGTAAAAGATGCCGCGGAGCAGCAGGCGGAGATTGTATGTTTCCCGGAGTCGTATATTCCCGGTTACCGGTTGGAAGTTGGGGAACACTCGCCTGAAAAATTGAAAGCAGCATTGCATGAAGTATGCACGATAGCAAAGGAATATGCTATTGCTGTTATTTTACCGATGGACTGGGACCATCCCGAAGGCATTCTCAATGTGGCCTATGTAATATCAAACAAAGGCAAGATCATGGGTTATCAAACAAAAAACCAACTGGACCCCAGTGAAGATAATATGTTCATCCCGGGCAATAAGCGAACTCTTTTTGAAGTAAACGACGTAAAGTTTGGCATTGTAATCTGCCATGAAGGGTTCCGTTACCCCGAAGCAACCCGATGGGCTGCCAGACGGGATGCAAAAATTGTTTTTCATCCGCATTGTACAGGCAATGACACCATTGGGCGGCAAATTACCGAGTGGGGTCACAAGGATAATCCCTATTACGAAAAGGCAATGATAATGCGGGCCATGGAAAACACTATCTATTTTGCCAGTTCCAATTACACCATGCAATACCCTGAATCAGGCAGCGCCATTATAGCACCGGATGGTAAATGTTTGGCAAATCAAGCTTATGGAAAAGCCGGTGTTATTGTGGCTGATATAGACCTGGATAAGGCTACCGGTTTGCTGGCGAAAAGATTTAAGCCGGAATTTTATATTTAA
- a CDS encoding DNA-binding protein → MKRLLILTSFIALFAFKASAQTTIPAKDAAKHIGETVTICDKVYGTKLLDGPNITFLDLGGAHPNQELTLVIKGEDRSKFTGKPEVDYKDKNICVTGVLVDFKGKPEIVVSDPSQIKLAADDSKK, encoded by the coding sequence ATGAAAAGACTGCTTATTTTAACCTCATTTATAGCGCTGTTTGCATTTAAGGCATCAGCACAAACCACAATACCTGCAAAAGATGCCGCAAAGCATATTGGCGAAACTGTTACAATTTGCGATAAAGTTTACGGCACCAAATTGCTTGATGGCCCAAACATTACCTTTTTAGATCTTGGTGGAGCTCACCCTAACCAGGAGCTTACGCTTGTAATAAAAGGGGAGGACAGGAGCAAATTTACAGGTAAGCCCGAAGTTGATTATAAAGACAAAAATATTTGCGTTACCGGCGTACTGGTTGATTTTAAAGGCAAGCCTGAGATTGTTGTAAGCGATCCATCGCAAATAAAACTAGCTGCAGACGATTCAAAAAAGTAA